ATGCCAAATGTTACCTATGACAACTTGTCGGATGACGAAAAACTACTTGTAACATTTAAACATGATAAGAATGCATATATTGCTGCCAAAACCTGCTATAAAATTTTATCCGAACGTAGGAAATTTTTATATTCTAGGTCATAAATGTActtctgtatatatattttgaattctCAGTCTCTTCATAAACTTGCTATATATGATTTGAACACACTATATATATGAATTAGGCTTCTTACAATTTTAGCATTTGTGTACAgtaataagtgttgtttttaaaaattgactTTTAAAGTTAATATAGGGGTTGAGTATCTCTGTTGCTAACAGAGTTATTGACTTTGAAACTTAATACTTATTTACTGTCAATTTTTGACaagacaatatttctgttaatatCAAAGATTTTAACGTGAagcttgaaatagttatttactctCAGGTCTACACTAGTACAAACAATTCCCATAGCTTAGACTTAAATTCTGACAggggttatgcccctttttaacttagaattcttTTTTGTTAgggttttataaagtttttattggCAGGGCTCTAATCCAAAGTCAAACACTAACTAATAGTGTTTTTTAAACAGTCATAGAAACGTTTTAAGATTCTTTGATGTGATTTTATGGTATATCATTGGTTTTAATGATGATCAGGTTTTTATGGTATAGTATTGTTTTAGTGTCATAATGTACAAATGCCATATGTATAGTCTCATATAAATCATTTATGATTGGTCACATACATGTTCTTGTGATATTTCGAtaattgtaaattgtaatgtacatgtaatgtGAATGAgccttatataaaatatttgaattgaattgaattgaattgaatatttaaaattatagAATTTAAGAACAAATTACGTCAACTACATTTTGCCGGACGTATTTTTAACATATGTATGAATTCTAATTTCTAAGGTTACTACTTATCCATTTTGTGGCCCCGTGttgttctgggacgatctgtgtatgaaaaaaattggaaccacagccttacccttgcatggtcgtaagaggcgactaatagggtcttaacacttggttttgcagcaactctgtgattccagcaggtatgcaaattttgattccatacctcatgtttttatttcgatttaaatgagatgtggaaccaaaatttgtagtcctgtttggcgccatataacctatactgtattgatgcgccgtaaaacccaaataaataaataaatatccatTTTGTGTACAGTTAGAGACTAGACATGTAACGAAAATTACAGTTTTAACGCATTGTAGCAGAATTAATTTTATTTGCAGCAAATTACTACAACTGTCACGTTTTCAATATCTtttcaactgttgtttatcgcgATTCGGATTCTTCTGTATACATCTTCAAACATAAATTAGTTCTTTCAAGAAGATATTACCACGCTTTTCTTCCTTTTTCAGAGCGTCTAAACGAAAAGTTCGTGTATAATAATTAAGCGACCATGTTTAAGAAAATTAAACGAGACCTGTTCTTAAATtaagtccgcccgcttagctcagtagggagagcgatagtctacggatcgcgaggacacaggttaggttaactgcccgccgttacatgactgaaacactgttgaaaaacggtgttaaacccaaaacaaacaaacacaaaacttCAATTGATGTAACTAGTCGTTTAATGGTTGAAGTATTCATACCAAATTCATACTATGTTATACTGGTATATGTAGAATCTAAGCgcaatttatgtaaaatgttttaattgaaGTAAAGACCAACAAATATATTGAACTTTCTCACATTCGAAATTATCTTACTTTATTTATTTGAACTTTGTACGTTGTGGTTTTGTTTAGTCTACAATttcaatcgtgactttttattacaatcatataaaCTTTAAGATTCCATGTAATTGAAACGGTATTTATcctatttcttttgttgtttttaaaccGAATTTGATTCAATAATCGTTCAATAACACTCAACGATTTTTTTTCTTACTCATAAATCATCATGAATGTAATTCATAGATTGTATATACAGATGCGCTTCGAAATTAATGgcacaaaataatatatttatataaattcaaaTGTGATATAATACAAGTGCCACCACCGTAATAGTTTAATATGGCACTTTAGCCAAccgaaattatttattttaaataccttAAAACAGAAGACTTAAATTTACGACCGTAGTGAGGTTGGCAAAATCACTGCCAACGGTCTTGGATTCAATAGTCcatttatacaaagtaattatggctttaaaaaaattttgtaccTGAAAtcgttttatataattataaatatatatatatatattattgctgAATTATTTAATCGCACAATTTGGCTGTGTTTGcatataaacagatataaaaaaaaacagttcaacGACTTCCTACAAATTCAAACGCGTGTAATGGGGATTCAACTTACATACCCGCAAGCTAGTTTTTGAGATGTAACGGCATTATGTCTAAGGAATAAATCATTACAGCAGAGTTGGTAGATGGATTCCAAATTTTGTTAATTAAAGTATAAAGGGCGCCACAGCCACTCTTAACGTGAAATGGTGTCGAATGGGCACATATTTTCCACATACAAATGCTTCTTCGGGTATGCATTCAAAAGACGAACACAAATGGTGTagatgataaattcaaaatagGCATTGGTCTATGCCTGgtactttttaatatatttaatacttAGTGGTTATAGATTATAAGAGTTACGTTCGTGATATGATTCCACATCAATTGAAAATtcaaactgaaatattgttttcgCTGAATGAAGTTTACATTTCCTTGAAACGaatacggcactaacctatttttttaatgtatcagcGTAGTATTCCCTTCTATGTATCGGGCAGCCATTTACAATAAACCTTTTATGTTTTGGAAGTTGCAGATCTTCGAGGACTGAAATAATTTTCAACACTGACCTGTCTAGATTTGAATCTTTGGTTTGATCGTGCTACACGATAAATTATTGTAGCTATAAACAATGAGCAGCTCTTAATGCCCTTTTTTTGAAAACCGACGTTTGTTTTACCTTACTGTAGTGTCAATTAAGTGGCATTTTATagatataaacagaaaataatgataaatgaaaGAATGCTCGGGGATTTCGAGGATGGTATCAGCCAATAAGCAACCCATTGTACCGATATATTTGTGTTAGATGCGTGggtatgtatataaataaaagtgTCTGTATTATTTATACGATAAACAGCCCTCATACCAAGCAAACCGTATAAAGAGTGACATTTATGTTTGGATATTTTTATTAACCGCGTTTTGTATATAGCTgttaactttttaattttaaacgtCAGACCATATTAACATTTCGGGCATTTTGACTCATGATTATTTTGTTCATATAATTACTATAAAATCCACCAGTTTATTTAAGTCTTGcttattgaaaacaaataaacgTAAACGGCATTATgctaatatttgaaaatatcgGACGCAACAACTCTTTATGATAATATGTTGTACTTCCTGGTACTTCCGGGTGCTCCAAACTACTATCTTAATTTATGTTTCATCAAGAATGGGTCATTGATCTAGGTGAATTACCTTTGACATTTGATTTCCGTAGCATACAATTTTACTGTCTATTATTATAGAATTTCAAAACGCTTCTATGATTTCACGTTCACTTTAAAAGTACTTATCTGAGGTTTCGGAAACCAAAGGAGAGCTCAATAATTGGAGATAAGACCACTTTAGAAGAAATGAAACTTCCTCTTTTCgagaaattattaaaaagaaagataCCTCTTAGATGAAGAAAATTACAAGACATCTATAGCACATTTTCAAGAACAAGTCGGTTAAGGGAACTTGAAAAATAGCCTCGATCACAGGTATATTTAATTGGCTTATAACGACACATGTGGGTTTGTTTACgtagtaaaatatttttgaaagttcATGCAAAAACGGAAAAATTGTAAATCGACAGAGATGCTCTTTTATCCAGAAACAGTTCCCTGCAAATATGAACACATTCAACACGAATGTAATGGTTTATGCATTTGATTAAGATATTGATGATAAAGCGTACAAAAGTTTTAATGAGctagacaaacattaaattaaaattcGGGTGCTTTAATGAACCACCACGGTAAATACGAACGAACTAATTATAAACACACGGCAAAATAACGAAAAATAATGACCCAGTTCTTACCTTGTCTAAGTAAACTACTGTATATAAGTGTGATAATGACGATAATTACAGTTTTATCATTATTAACAAAACTTTGGTGGTAAGAAGTACACGTATTAATTGCACCTTTTCAAGACTTTGCATTATATCTTTATAGTAAGATTCGGTTCCTTCTATTTCCTTAACGTAATTGAATAAAATAGTAAATGATTTATAAAACGTTACCTtatgtcttctttaaaaattgtactGGTATTTTTTGAAAAGGGTATTTGATGTAGTACGAAATTTTGACAGATACGAGTTAAAATGCATTACTTTCGGCAAATTACATCAAACAGCTGACAATAAGACAATTTCTTTTCCcgatttaaatgttattttgccAAAAAGTGCaagtaaaacattttagtttACAAATGAGTGTTGGAGGATCAGTTTACAAATAACTTGTAACTAGAGTTTAAGTAAATACGTCACAAACGATTGCGTTTAATCTACCATCCTTAAATCAACATTGTGAAATCGCGGTCTGGGTTCCTACATTATGGTAAAATTAGGTTTAAGTCAATTTTATCGAATACGCATTAAGATGtactataaataaacaaaacctAAATGATATAAAGGTGAACAAAAGTTTTAATGAGctagacaaacattaaattaagaTTCGAGTGCTTTAATGAACCACCACGGTAAATgatttaattcttcattttaaaagtaaacactTATTTGGTTTGTTTGTGTCGAAATCAGAAAAGGCTTGTATATTTCAGAAAACTGATCAACAGCTTATGGCTGGTACGCCTTCaacacaaaatggaaaaaaagattttcaggACTATTTCCGTAAACATTTAAGACGAAATAAAATCAGACAAAATAATGCAAGTGAAAATGATCTCTCAACAAATCAGCAAAACACTGCACACAGATACAATGGACAACAATCTCAGTGTGATATTCTTGGAATCTTAATTGATAAACCAAAATACAGACAATATGGGACTCCTGAATCTAGAATTGCATCATTCGTGAATTGGCCCGAAAGTAAAACACGGGATAAAAATCAACTAGCCGCAGCTGGTTTTGCCTATACGGGCGTGGATGACTCCGTAAGGTGTTTTTATTGTGGTATTGGTCTAAGAGACTGGCCAGAAGGTGCTTGTCCTTGGGAACAGCATGTTCTGGCGAGTCACGCTTGCGGTCATGTGATTCAATGTAAAGGTAAAGGATATATTAGAAAAATTCTAGGAGAACACAGTCAAGATTCCGACGAGGAAATTGATGATTCAGATGATGTTGTGGACACCGTGCAGTTAGCTTTAGCTAGGAACGAGGATGCAGTTAGTGCTGCAAGGGAATTTTATACAGATGAAGTGAACATAAAAAGAGCTATAAAAACGCTAATAAGTAAAGACTTACAGAGGAATTTTTCAGCAGTTGAACTCGTGAAAACCATACAAGAAATTAAAGAGAGAAGTGTAAAGACAAATCAAACcgaacaatttcttggtgatgaAGCGCTAAATGATATTGAAACAGACGGAGACTCTTCAGAATCAGAGGAGGATATTGAAGAAAGTAATAGAAAGTTAAAAGATCCaataacttgtaaaatatgttttgatgCAATTGCGTGTATTATTACACTACCCTGTGGACATATGGTTTGTTGCAGTCAATGTATTTCAGCACTCACTAAATGCGCTATTTGTAGAGCACAAATAAAAGGCACTGTCCGAGCTCGTATGGCCgtataacatttttatacatcATTCATTGACCAATGAAATACCATATGCTGTATTAGTAAGTGTCCTTTCTTCATCATCATTTCAAGTTTTCAGTTGTTTACCATCGATgaacaatataacaaatgtaCTTATCTTGTACTTTTTTTCTGACTCGAGTAGTATATATGAATTAATCAATTCAAACTGACATATTACTATTtacttattacatatttttattaaatatatacatcaaAATGGCAGTCTTAATTAATTTGTTATTATTAAATTGCCTCTTTGTAGTAGCTATCTGGACATGTTGAGCTATTTCTAGACCTTTCGTGTCAGCCAGTTTAAACAGTTTCAAAGTATACGCAGATGGTAACTGCATTACCAGTTTATTCCTTAAATGAGATGAAATACAGTCATTTAGTTAATATACATAAACATGAATAAGAGCAAATAGGGACCACGTTAAAAAGCTCTACGTTATGATACGGCCAAATTGGTgcgcaaataaaaaaaatcaaaacaacataCCAACTTTACTCAAGGCAAGTATCAGTagtcataaaacaaaataagacttacatataaaatattttctcttcCTTTAACAGAAGAATGAGTTTTTGTCgattataaaaaatacaaatgcgACCATTAAGCTACAGCTCAACAGTCTTCACTAcctatttaaatgaaattcataaCAAAAGTAGCTtatatttgaaactgaataatGGTAATCAGCTCGACAAAACCGTGTCTGACAAATAACATAAACTTAGAAAAATACATCAATAGTCTATACTGATTTTCGTGTGTAGTGGGTGGGGTACGGAAAATATACTTTCAGTTAACATCTCAGACAAGTTAAAATCGAGAATGACGAGAAATTATATTTTAGGTtaagatttattataataatatcaggaatatcataaataataacaaaagtgttgtttgaaaaatatagtttacaTTATGGCCACAATAGTACCTGTATTCGTGACTTCATAAATTTTCCAGTCGCAGCCTTCAAACGAGATAAATGGGATTTTTCCATACTTTAAACATGTATTATCTTTTTGTATCTGTCGCGCCTTTGCATCCTATAATCGCACTGTTGCCTAGGCCAATTTGTAGGGCGAAGTTGCAAAACTACGATGGCCCTAACAGAACACTGTATTTAAAGCATTAAGATATGAcccatgtaatagtgtacctccttttgaagagtatttaatacCTTGACTTAAATTGttcagggggcataggttcaagccccacttgaGCCGATTTTTTCCCTTGTATTCTTTTtattctagtaagtttttacttttttcaagacattttgttgatttattgtacagaagtgaaaagttttcatttgataagcgatttcttgctgttcaaagtgaatttacctctgaaacagaaggggacaGAGATAGACatctttaaaggtggataatcagattttggccatgtaacggatttgttcgaaactttagcatctgatcatttacactcatttatgttcacttaacacttaatacaaattagattttcactggaggtatttttaaaatttcattttcctatcctggttgcccaaccaagatagagttattttatcataagtataaatttgataaacatactttgcctaaggaaatgtataaatattagacatattgtaatatatttgtaaaatatttgcattaaaaattatgtatttagatggaattcattagtaacgcaagtttgaaaaaatattattacctccctttgcctatcttggttgtgcaaccaagacagattggaaataaatgaattcagaagctacacacagcttttaatcttgcattttggttcagattgttcaatagttgatatgtctatcaaatgcaaatgttaaactagacattgtattgaaataaaaagaaatacccagctttttacatactttcatattaaaggggagtaattacaaaattttataaaaataataaaatatacatttcagataggaatctaactctatgtaatcggtctttttgttccttaaataattctctaccagaatatacaaaaagtaaaaaatgtcattaaatgttgtttaaatgtgattgaccacctttaaaaatactgagttaaatgcggtaaaagttctctattttgcctttacctTTTaggttacatattgtggaagaaatgtaggtatgttttacttctgccccaagatcatttttgaatgaagtgaacaAAACTTAAAACAGTCCCACGGGActtgaccttattttttcaatgttggagaaaGAATTCtctctcattaaatccttttacttgacgGACCAGACAATAGTATAAAACTGTGTCCTAGATTTTCTTTAAAGCTAATTCTCTCAAGATTTAAACACTATTTACAACTAAATGATAGTAGTATAttgtgtgttgttttatttttttcttcaaaactcttgccattttttatgaaaatataactgCTTTCAGTAGCCCGCCAAAGAGGACAGAAAACCAGTGTCAGGATCGTCTGCTGTTAGGACACatgttattaaattattttctatATCTTTTATAATACGTGACATTGTTCACGTAATCAGATTATTTTGCTTAAATACCAAGACGAACGTGACATAAATAGCGTCGGTAGACCGTTAAAGATTTTACGCATTAGAGATCCaccgttttatttttatttttattagtcaGCAATAATTTTGGTTGTATATACATCTACACGATTTGTTTGGTATAGATAATAGCTATATCTAGGAGTAAAAATAACTCGTAGTAATGTAAACATAGTGCCCTGTCTCCatcattgatatttaaaaaaaaagaaatatttagaattCATTTTATAAACAATCCTAGGATTTCATGAGAACGGGTAAGTGTAGTATGTAAACAATACCTGCTGGGTTCCGATTCAATTACTGATGTGTCAGTACGCAAAAGGGAAAacgaaataaattatatgtttttattttcaaaagtctCAGCAAACGGAATAATAGGCTATGGCTGGTGTATTTTCAAGACCAAATGATTTAGAGAATTCTCAGAATTATTTCCACAAGTCATATGAGTCACACATAAAAGAGAACACAGAAATACGCACGGAAGCGACATCTCAACAAATCTGCGAAATAAATCAATACGACGTAGTGGAGAACAGTCTCTGTGATAGTACAGACAATATGGGACTCCTGGATCTCGAATTGCACCAGTTGTAAATTGGCCCATAAATAAAACACATGATAAAAATCAGTTAGTTGCAACTGTTTTCGCCTACATTGGAGAGGATGCCATCATTTTATTATAGTATAGGTCAAAGAGTCTTGAC
This portion of the Mercenaria mercenaria strain notata unplaced genomic scaffold, MADL_Memer_1 contig_3621, whole genome shotgun sequence genome encodes:
- the LOC128553246 gene encoding E3 ubiquitin-protein ligase XIAP-like, whose translation is MAGTPSTQNGKKDFQDYFRKHLRRNKIRQNNASENDLSTNQQNTAHRYNGQQSQCDILGILIDKPKYRQYGTPESRIASFVNWPESKTRDKNQLAAAGFAYTGVDDSVRCFYCGIGLRDWPEGACPWEQHVLASHACGHVIQCKGKGYIRKILGEHSQDSDEEIDDSDDVVDTVQLALARNEDAVSAAREFYTDEVNIKRAIKTLISKDLQRNFSAVELVKTIQEIKERSVKTNQTEQFLGDEALNDIETDGDSSESEEDIEESNRKLKDPITCKICFDAIACIITLPCGHMVCCSQCISALTKCAICRAQIKGTVRARMAFRGLSELFPKTFKSKSSKSSNTHGAEISTNPRNKSPRRSGEHSQCDSLGILTDKPKYKQYGTLESRIGSFVNWPENKTQDKNQLASAGFAYAGVDDSVRCFYCSIGLRDWPEGACPWEQHVLASPACGHVIQCKGKGYIRRILGEHCQDSDEEVDDSADVVDTVQLAIVRNEVAVIAAREYCTDDDIIKRAIKSLIRKDIHKKFSAVELVKTTQEIKERNVKTNQTAQRPGDEEQDGVETDGDSSESEGDIEETNRKLKDPITCKICFDAIACIITLPCGHMVCCSQCISALAKCAICRAQIKGTVRACMAV